Below is a genomic region from Candidatus Schekmanbacteria bacterium.
AGCCTGTTGCAATTATGGTTTTTATCCCCATCGAGTTTAAAGTTGCCTCAAATGGAGTATTGAAGAATGCACTGTATGCAGTCTTGGGAGATATGATATCAGTCTGTTCAGGCTTGATGCAAAGCTCCCCTGCCCATTCGTCCATAGAATTGTCTTTTAGAATTTGAGCCTTTCCATTTCTCACTATTATCTCTCTTGCAGTAGGAGACTTTTTAAAAGCAGTAACATCCTGTTTAATGAAAATCACTGGAACATTATATTTTCTCGCAGTGCGGAGAAACTTTTCAATGGGCGACACAATCCCTGATGTCAAAGGCTTTAATTCTCCTGAGCAGAAAATATTCTGTACATCCACCACGATAACTGCGGTATGCACAGGCGCTATTTTTTCTTCAAACGAGGGGCAGCCAAATTCATCCATTTTATTACCTTTGTTTTTCTTCTTTTAATATTGCAAACACGTTTGTAGACTTAACCTATTA
It encodes:
- a CDS encoding cysteine hydrolase → MDEFGCPSFEEKIAPVHTAVIVVDVQNIFCSGELKPLTSGIVSPIEKFLRTARKYNVPVIFIKQDVTAFKKSPTAREIIVRNGKAQILKDNSMDEWAGELCIKPEQTDIISPKTAYSAFFNTPFEATLNSMGIKTIIATGCATNVCVETTVRDAFMRGFYAIVVKDLTASYDAKQHESALENINTNFGEVRSSGEVLAVWES